A region of the Chryseobacterium cucumeris genome:
ACATTAGGAGACAATGCTGTTACATTCAATATTAAAACAAAAGGAGGTGAAGTGCTAAATCAGGATGCTACCATCAATGTATTTGCAAAAAATCCTGAAAAAAATATTCCTTATCAGATTGTAGCGGAATATCCTCACGATCCTAAAAACTTTGTACAGGGTTTCCAGATTGAAGGAAATACCATTTATGAAAGTGACGGGCAGAACGGATCTTCACAGATTTTAAAATATACGCTGGGAACAACAACTCCGCTGGCTTCTACAAAACAGGCTCAGGAAGACTTTTCTGAAGGAAGTACCATCGTAGGAGACAAAGTATATCAATTGACATGGCAAAGCAAAAAAGGATATGTTTATGATAAAAGTTCATTAAAGCTGCTTTCAGAATTTGCTTATCCTAATGTATTGGGTGAAGGTTGGGGATTAACGTATGACGGGAAGAACCTGATCGCTTCTGACGGAAGTAAGCTGTTATATTTCCTTGATGCAAACGATCCTTCAAAACTGATTAAGTATATTGCGGTTGCAGGAAGTTCACAGGCATACGACCAGTTGAACGAACTGGAATACCACAACGGATTTATTTATGCCAACGTATGGCAGAAGCCGATTATTTTAAAGATCAATCCGGCCAATGGAGAAGTCGTGGGAACTTTTGACTTTACTGAAATCGCAAAACAGAATACCAAAGGAAGTGATGATGTACTGAACGGAATTGCCTTCAAAGGGGATAATATGCTGGTGACAGGAAAAAACTGGTCGAAGATTTATGAAGTTGTCATTAAATAAGAAAAGTTTAATAACAATTTCTGTCTGAATAAAATAAAGTATGTAAATTGGTAGCGTTCCCTCAGGAGCGCTATCTTAGTAAAAAGAATTTGAGATTATTATATCTGATACTACTTTTAGTTTTCTGCTCAGTTTCTGCGCAGGATGTACTTCCTTTAGATACTTTAAAACTGAAGGAGGCAAAAGATATGCTTGCCGATGACTACGGAAATCTGTATATCTATAAAAACAAAGATTTTAGTTTTACCAAATATGATTCCCTTGGAAAGCAGATCGGAAAAATGATGCTTACTGTACCCTATAAAGTACAGACCGTACAAAATCCTCTGAATGTGCCATTGTTTTCTGAAAATGCCCAGGAAATGAAATTTGTAGACCAGAATATGAATGAGATTCAACGATTGGATTTTAAACAGAAATTTGGTTTTATCAGAATGGCTTATGCCGAAGATCTGCAGCAGCTCTGGCTTTTGGACGACAGTACAAAACGTCTGATACAATATAATTTCAGAAATGATACCACCATCAACTCATATCCTTTTGATATCAGTTTTGAAGATTTAATGGACATGCTGGTCTATGAAAATAAGGTCTATATTTTA
Encoded here:
- a CDS encoding glutaminyl-peptide cyclotransferase, producing the protein MKKSIIAGFAAILLLASCNKDKEILNTLNTYNTSMEAKGYHFGDKLELPKEVTENAESVTISFGDKETTDLTIDPKFFTLGDNAVTFNIKTKGGEVLNQDATINVFAKNPEKNIPYQIVAEYPHDPKNFVQGFQIEGNTIYESDGQNGSSQILKYTLGTTTPLASTKQAQEDFSEGSTIVGDKVYQLTWQSKKGYVYDKSSLKLLSEFAYPNVLGEGWGLTYDGKNLIASDGSKLLYFLDANDPSKLIKYIAVAGSSQAYDQLNELEYHNGFIYANVWQKPIILKINPANGEVVGTFDFTEIAKQNTKGSDDVLNGIAFKGDNMLVTGKNWSKIYEVVIK